The following proteins are co-located in the Streptococcus anginosus genome:
- a CDS encoding VirB4-like conjugal transfer ATPase, CD1110 family, translated as MNGTTLTKAEKERAKQLQKALKASTQNTIKYTSLFEDGLMHIVDEDYSKTWQLGDANYITGSEDEKLDIIDYYVEALNGLDSDNTYQLTILNRPVPSTLLDQITYDLEGDDRDIFRQEYNAMIRSRFATDQNNFQVEKFVTVSTTSRDRKQAYRKLNDVANHFSKQFQIVDIPFHALDGTKRLNIFADLLRGNPYLNVDYKDVRISGLLTKSFIAPGRLWFQPDQFMMDKKYCKIFFARTFPAFLNDRLIKSLTDIGIELAISIHAKPYDVAEAVKKVNTAEAGVKMDMVKSQVAAAQKGVSGNLAVSSVAQDTAEEAEKWKTEINDNDQKMFSGVFLVMVKADTAEELADYTSRIKQAGRKHVIEFEETYYHQEEALNSLLPIGKTYIDVKRRFMRDMTTTNIATQIPFTNTDLQSHSPLANYYGQNQISNNIITLDRQRDLETASGVILGSSGSGKSVFVKTNEIIPAILRFPNDRVIIVDPEEEYADIGRAFGAQIIDIYPGTKTHFNLMDIPNLDKLRKEDKDFVGQKSSLIMGLFENILQEVTDDDVSLIDRVTHLCYEQITDRTPTLKDWHDILLEQPEEEAQSLALKSESYTKGSQDIFAYETNVDLNNQVVIFNLKKLSGKLKPFALMVIQDYIWQHVVDHKDEFVTRVYFDEMQNQFETDDQAAFFTNMYARIRKYGSIPTGITQNVETLLSRKEGRNLLYNSEFIVLLKQKKTTIPYLLKTINLTDALIRYIEKPKAIGTGLIIAGSTTVPFENPIPEDTELFRLVATDAYRNLED; from the coding sequence ATGAATGGAACGACTTTAACTAAAGCAGAAAAAGAACGAGCCAAGCAGCTCCAAAAAGCATTAAAAGCCAGTACGCAAAATACCATAAAGTATACGTCTTTATTTGAAGACGGTCTCATGCATATTGTTGATGAAGACTATTCCAAGACCTGGCAATTAGGGGATGCTAATTACATTACAGGAAGTGAGGATGAGAAGCTAGATATTATTGACTATTATGTTGAGGCTCTCAATGGTTTAGACAGCGATAATACCTATCAGTTGACGATTCTCAATCGTCCCGTTCCCTCAACCCTCTTAGATCAGATTACTTATGATTTAGAGGGTGATGATCGCGATATTTTTCGTCAAGAATATAATGCAATGATTCGCTCTCGTTTTGCGACGGATCAGAATAATTTTCAGGTTGAAAAATTTGTGACGGTTTCAACGACTTCTCGAGATCGTAAACAAGCTTACCGAAAGCTAAACGATGTTGCTAATCATTTTTCAAAACAATTCCAAATTGTAGACATCCCTTTTCATGCACTAGATGGAACGAAACGTCTTAATATTTTTGCGGATCTATTACGAGGCAATCCCTATCTCAATGTTGATTATAAAGATGTGAGAATATCTGGTCTTCTAACCAAATCCTTTATCGCTCCTGGTCGTCTTTGGTTTCAACCAGATCAGTTTATGATGGATAAAAAATATTGTAAGATTTTCTTTGCCAGAACGTTTCCAGCTTTTCTGAATGATCGTTTGATTAAATCTCTAACCGATATTGGGATTGAGCTGGCCATTTCTATCCACGCTAAGCCCTATGATGTTGCTGAAGCTGTAAAAAAAGTCAATACCGCTGAAGCAGGGGTTAAGATGGATATGGTAAAGTCTCAGGTTGCTGCAGCACAAAAAGGAGTATCCGGCAATTTAGCTGTATCTAGCGTGGCTCAAGATACAGCAGAAGAAGCTGAAAAATGGAAAACGGAAATCAATGACAATGACCAGAAGATGTTTTCTGGCGTTTTTCTAGTTATGGTAAAGGCAGATACCGCTGAAGAATTAGCGGATTACACCAGCCGAATTAAACAAGCGGGTCGTAAACATGTCATTGAGTTTGAAGAAACTTACTACCATCAAGAAGAAGCCTTGAATAGCCTGTTACCTATTGGGAAGACATATATTGACGTTAAACGTCGCTTTATGCGAGATATGACGACAACCAATATCGCAACGCAGATTCCTTTTACCAATACAGACCTCCAATCTCACAGCCCTCTAGCGAACTATTACGGTCAGAATCAAATTTCCAATAACATTATTACCCTTGACCGTCAACGAGACCTAGAAACTGCTTCAGGTGTGATTTTAGGATCTTCTGGTTCTGGGAAATCTGTCTTTGTCAAAACAAACGAGATTATTCCAGCGATTCTAAGGTTTCCTAATGACCGTGTAATTATTGTTGATCCCGAAGAAGAGTATGCAGATATTGGACGGGCTTTTGGGGCTCAAATTATTGATATTTATCCAGGAACCAAGACACACTTTAACCTGATGGATATTCCAAATCTTGATAAACTTCGTAAGGAAGATAAAGACTTTGTTGGTCAAAAATCATCTCTTATCATGGGTCTCTTTGAAAATATCCTTCAGGAAGTGACCGATGATGATGTATCACTGATTGACCGTGTGACTCACCTTTGTTATGAACAAATTACTGACAGAACCCCAACCTTGAAAGATTGGCATGATATCCTCCTTGAACAACCTGAAGAGGAAGCACAAAGCCTAGCTCTAAAATCGGAATCCTACACTAAAGGATCTCAAGATATTTTTGCTTATGAAACCAATGTCGATTTGAATAACCAAGTCGTTATCTTTAATTTAAAGAAATTGTCAGGTAAACTAAAACCTTTTGCTCTTATGGTCATTCAGGATTATATCTGGCAACATGTCGTTGATCATAAAGATGAGTTTGTGACGCGGGTTTACTTTGATGAAATGCAAAATCAATTCGAAACAGATGATCAAGCTGCTTTCTTTACGAATATGTATGCTCGTATCCGTAAATATGGCTCTATTCCAACAGGAATCACTCAAAATGTGGAAACCTTGCTCTCTCGTAAAGAAGGGCGTAACCTACTCTATAATAGTGAATTTATTGTTCTCTTAAAGCAAAAGAAAACAACCATTCCTTATTTACTAAAGACCATCAATCTAACGGATGCCCTCATTCGCTATATTGAAAAACCCAAGGCTATCGGAACGGGGCTCATTATTGCAGGTTCAACGACAGTACCTTTTGAAAATCCAATTCCTGAAGACACCGAATTATTCCGCTTAGTCGCAACCGATGCTTATAGGAACTTGGAAGACTAA
- a CDS encoding phage tail tip lysozyme, with the protein MADKDKTPRNRVVRNRQIKETVQRHNQSSARKAQKAAKADLKEANEELTKAKEAYEKAQEAFKAGKIDEEALENAKVKLRKAQEKQRIAKKVKKKVKKTNPTIGQKARQTGRKITTRAGQEFLEAGLSQDDTLADMVRINHQVRQTHVTARQAGKATGKGAKLAYRGAKGTVKIGVKGTKYTYRKARKGTLKATQATARTASKVAQSLVSVTKVAISAVTGLIANPITWIVAGIMGLLLFLIILISSIFSSNIVQQNEFTLNQSWLHISKVDRQKSSDKVDYYTDIDSILLYMNYRYGGEWEPDAKWNDGFGGKVTGALGFNHFSDALDDIWKEENQDIDNLKTMAELYTKGKEWIKLSKDDLEEYKEILDSQADTGKYLAYQELANPFYSSSDEKAETEYLTVTKRYGYTTKETIDPTTTLQAKTGQKLYAVMDGKITITTKDLKGEETKITNLIIEGKEARFIYYNVSNIRVKTDDPVRSGQELATVSGNTQKIAYAKKYGVVDDKDSSWLKDIRDKDVSYGYTQKTKKGKTNVWILVNPGFYFPFVKYAETTIVTQNSSEMSGRAKQFYDLVKKYLPNATDNGIAAIAGCFGVESSINPKRAEGDYLSPPVGASSRSWDDESWLTIGGPAIYGGGYPNIIHRGLGLGQFTDTSDGANRNTLLREFAKSRGKKWYSLDLQVEFMLEGDNPYYINIFKRIATSNGDIDNLTSEFLAKWEGVPGNKLAQRQAIAKQALAWFKQPNLAGGGALASSWNFPEEYRSKVENPPTQRAMTTQAGSGYSVGQCTWYAYNRLVELGSITDLSGVYGYLGNGQDWVGSLVAKGWRFSTVPIKGAVVSTAGGFDGTFALFGHVGIVEAVNADGSFLVSECNYAGRQDAIHFRVCQPAPYYTFAVSK; encoded by the coding sequence GTGGCAGACAAAGATAAAACTCCTAGAAATCGAGTGGTGAGAAATCGCCAAATTAAGGAGACTGTTCAACGGCACAATCAATCTTCCGCAAGAAAGGCACAAAAGGCTGCTAAAGCTGATCTAAAAGAAGCGAATGAAGAGCTGACAAAGGCAAAAGAAGCTTATGAAAAAGCCCAAGAAGCCTTCAAAGCTGGCAAAATTGATGAAGAAGCTCTAGAGAACGCAAAAGTCAAGTTACGGAAAGCTCAAGAAAAGCAGAGAATTGCCAAAAAAGTTAAAAAGAAAGTAAAGAAAACCAACCCGACAATTGGGCAAAAGGCAAGACAGACGGGAAGGAAAATCACGACAAGAGCTGGTCAAGAATTCCTAGAAGCTGGTTTGTCCCAAGATGATACATTAGCCGATATGGTTAGGATCAACCATCAAGTCAGACAAACCCATGTTACGGCTAGACAGGCTGGAAAAGCAACTGGAAAGGGGGCTAAACTAGCCTATCGAGGAGCTAAGGGAACAGTTAAAATAGGTGTAAAAGGAACGAAATATACCTATAGAAAAGCAAGAAAAGGCACGCTGAAAGCTACTCAGGCGACAGCTAGGACGGCGTCTAAAGTAGCGCAGTCACTGGTCAGTGTTACTAAGGTAGCTATTAGTGCAGTCACTGGTTTAATAGCTAACCCTATTACGTGGATTGTGGCAGGCATTATGGGACTGTTATTATTTCTAATCATTTTGATTTCTTCTATCTTTTCGAGTAATATTGTCCAACAAAACGAGTTTACCCTCAATCAGTCCTGGCTTCATATTTCAAAAGTAGACCGTCAGAAGTCTTCTGATAAGGTGGATTATTATACAGACATTGATTCCATCTTGCTCTATATGAATTATCGCTACGGTGGTGAGTGGGAGCCTGATGCCAAATGGAATGATGGTTTTGGTGGGAAGGTTACGGGCGCTTTAGGCTTTAATCACTTCTCAGATGCTTTAGATGATATTTGGAAGGAAGAAAACCAAGATATTGATAACTTAAAAACCATGGCTGAACTCTATACCAAGGGAAAAGAGTGGATCAAATTATCTAAGGATGATTTAGAGGAATACAAGGAGATTCTTGATAGCCAAGCCGACACAGGAAAATATTTAGCCTACCAAGAATTGGCAAATCCTTTTTATTCATCTTCTGATGAGAAAGCAGAGACAGAGTACCTAACGGTCACAAAACGTTATGGTTATACCACTAAAGAGACAATTGATCCGACAACGACTCTCCAAGCGAAAACCGGTCAAAAACTTTATGCAGTGATGGATGGTAAGATTACCATTACCACAAAAGACCTTAAAGGGGAAGAGACAAAGATAACAAATTTGATTATTGAAGGTAAAGAAGCTCGCTTTATTTATTACAATGTTTCAAATATACGAGTGAAAACAGATGATCCTGTAAGATCAGGGCAAGAATTAGCGACTGTTTCAGGAAATACTCAGAAAATTGCTTATGCTAAGAAATATGGGGTGGTAGATGATAAGGACTCTAGTTGGTTAAAGGACATTAGAGATAAGGATGTCTCCTACGGTTATACTCAAAAAACAAAGAAAGGGAAGACAAATGTCTGGATACTCGTTAATCCAGGTTTTTATTTTCCTTTTGTCAAGTATGCTGAGACGACCATTGTCACGCAAAATTCTTCTGAAATGAGCGGGCGAGCAAAACAATTCTATGACCTCGTGAAAAAATATCTTCCCAATGCGACAGATAATGGAATTGCGGCGATTGCAGGATGTTTTGGAGTGGAATCTAGCATCAATCCCAAACGAGCGGAAGGCGACTATTTGAGTCCTCCAGTTGGGGCTTCGAGTAGATCTTGGGACGATGAGAGTTGGCTGACTATAGGAGGACCAGCCATTTATGGTGGTGGCTATCCTAATATTATTCATCGAGGGTTGGGACTGGGACAGTTTACAGATACTTCAGACGGCGCAAATCGGAATACTTTGTTACGTGAGTTTGCGAAAAGTAGAGGTAAAAAATGGTATAGCTTAGATCTGCAGGTTGAATTTATGCTGGAAGGAGATAACCCCTATTACATTAATATTTTTAAGCGAATCGCAACTAGCAATGGAGATATAGATAATCTGACATCAGAGTTCTTAGCTAAGTGGGAAGGTGTCCCAGGCAATAAATTGGCACAACGTCAAGCCATTGCGAAACAAGCTCTTGCTTGGTTCAAGCAACCTAATCTAGCAGGTGGTGGAGCTTTGGCTTCTTCTTGGAACTTTCCTGAAGAATACCGCTCAAAAGTAGAAAATCCACCGACACAACGAGCAATGACAACACAGGCAGGTTCGGGTTACTCCGTAGGTCAGTGTACCTGGTATGCTTATAATCGTTTAGTCGAGTTAGGTTCCATCACCGACTTATCAGGAGTCTATGGTTATTTAGGAAATGGACAAGATT